AGGCGAGCACGATGGCCGCGCCGATCCACGCCGTCGGGTTGCGGCGGAGTCGGCGGAAGACGTCGCGCCAGAACCCTCCGGATCCGTCCTTGAGACCGGCCTGGGCGATCGCGACGGTGTCGATGACGCCGCCGCTCTCCGCCGACGGTCCCTGTGCGGGTGGGAGTGCGACGCTCATGATGCGGCCTCCGTGCGGACGATGGTGAGGGACATCACTGCACTCTCACTCTCGGATCGATGAAGCTGTAGGAGACATCCACCGCCAGGTTGATCAGCGCGTACGCGATCGCGATGAAGATGATGAATCCCTGGAGCACGGGGAAGTCCCGCGTGAAGATCGCTCTCGCGAGGAACGAGCCGATCCCGGGGAAGGCGAACACGGTCTCGGTGAGCACCGCGCCCGAGATGAGCAGACCGGTCTGGAGGCCGATCGTGGTGATCACCGGGAGCATCGCGTTGCGCAGGATGAAGCGGCTGCGCAGCGTCGACGACCCCACGCCCTTCGCCCGACCGGTGCGCACGTAGTCCGCGTTCTGCACCTCCAGGACGCTGGCCCTGGTGATGCGGACGATGATGGCGAGCGGGATCGTGCCGAGAGCGAGCGCCGGCAGGATGAGATGCAGGATCGCATCCCAGGACGCGTCGAACTCGCCGGTGATGAGGCCGTCCCACACGTAGAAGCCCGTGGGATGGGTGGCGTCTATTCGCGGATCCTGCCTGCCGTCGGACGGCAGCCAGCCCAGCTGCACCGCGAAGACGTACTTCAGGATGAAGGCCAGGAAGAACACCGGGATGGTGATGCCGACGAGGCTCAGCACGACGGACGCGTGGTCCGTGAGCTTCCCGTGACGGCGCGCGGCCCAGTAGCCGAGCGGGATGCCGACGCCGACGGCGAAGATGAGCGCCATGACGCTCAGCTCGAGCGTCGCAGGGAAGCGGCGGAAGAACTCCTCCACCACGGGACGGTTGGTCTGGATCGACGTGCCGAAGTCTCCCTGGAGGAGGCGTCCGATCCAGATGAAGTACTGCTCGAGCAGCGGCCTGTCGAAGCCGTAGAGCTCGTTGACTCTGGCGATGGCGTCGGGAGTCGCCTTCTCACCGAGAAGAGCGACGGCGGGGCCGCCGGGGAGGGCCCTGACCCAGGCGAACAGCAGGATGCTGAGCCCGAACAGGGTGGGGATGAGGAACAGCAGTCGCCTGCCGATGGTGCGCAGCAAAGAGATCTCCGATGATCGGAAGGTACGCCGTGTTCCGGTTCTCGCGATGCGCGAGAACCGGAACACGGCTCCTCAGATGGTCAGACCTACTTGGTGAGGACGATGTCGGTGAAGACCTCGTCGTTCACGGGGCTGGCCGGGTAGCTCTTCACGCGCGGGTCGAACGCCAGGGTCGGCGCCGGGTGCGCGAGCGGGACACCGGGGATGAACTGCGCGACATCCTCGTTGATCTGCTCGTAGAGCGGGGTCTGCTCGTCGAGGCTGGAGACACCGCGTGCCTCGGCCAGCTTCTGGAACAGCTCCGGGTTGTTGAAGCCCCACTCGGAGCTCTCCTGACCGAAGAAGACGCCGACGAAGTTGTCGGTGTCGTTGTAGTCACCGGTCCAGCCGAGCAGGTGGATGCCGTGGTCCGGCGTTCCGGTGGTGCGGTCGAGGTACTCGACCCACTCCTCCGAGACCGGGGTGGTCTCGACGCCGACCTCGGCGAGCTGCGAGGACAGCACGGTGAAGATCTGCTCGGGGTCCGGCATGTAGGGGCGCGACACGTTGACCGGGTAGTTGAAGTCCAGCTTCAGCGGGTTGGCCTCGGTGTAGCCCGCCTCGGCGAGAAGCGACTTGGCCTTCTCCGGGTCGAACTCGTAGGTCGTGACGTCGGGGTTGTAGCCGTTGACGACCTCGGGAACGAACTCGATCGCCTTCTTGGTGCCCTCGGGGAGGACCTGGCTGATCAGCGCATCCTTGTCGATCGCGTACGACAGCGCCTCACGGACCTTGGGGTCCTGGAGCGCCGGCACGGCCTGGTTGAACGCCAGGTACAGGATCGTGAACGGCGGGCGCGACACCATGGTGAAGCCGTCGTCCTCGAGTGCCTTGGTGTCGGCGGGGCCGACGAGGTCGTAGCCGTCGATCGAACCGGACTCCAGCGCCTGGCGGCGGGCGGTCGGGTCGTCGATGGTGCGGAAGATGATCTCGTCGACCTGTCCGGCGTCGCCCCAGTAGTCGCCATAGGCCTTCAGGGTGACCTGCTCACCCGGCGCCCACTCGTCGAACTGGTAGGGGCCGGTGCCGACCGGGTGCCCCATGGCGTACTCGGAGAGCTGCGGGGCCTCGGCCGAGCCGCCGACCTCGTCTGCACCGAACTCGGCGAGCGCCGACGGGCTCTGCATGCCGAACGACGGCAGCGACAGCGAGGCGACGAAGCCGGCGAACGGCTTGTTCAGCTCGATCGTGACCTTGCCCTCGCCGTCCGGGGTGCAGGACTTGTAGACCGCTTCCTCGGGGTTGGACGAATAGCCCTTGAAGAGCTTGTTGTAGTAGTACCCGAACGCCTCGGACGCGGCCAGACCGGTCCAGTTGTACCAGCGGTCGAAGTTGAAGCACACGGCCTCGGCGTTGAACGGCGTGCCGTCGTGGAAGGTCACGCCCTCCTTGAGGGTGAAGGTGTGGGACATGCCGTCCTCGGACGACTCCCACGACTCGGCGAGGAGCGGTGCGGGGTCTGCGGTGCCGGGCTCCGTGCCCACGAGGCCCTCGAAGATCTGGCGGGAGACGCGGAAGGTCTCACCGTCCTGAGCGAACGCGGGGTCGAGGCTGGCCGGATCGGACGATGCCGCGAAGACGAAGGTGCCGTCGACATCTCCGGATCCTTCTCCACCGTCGTCTCCCCGCTCGCTGGCGACGCATCCCGCCAGGACGAGAGCGGCGAGCGCTGCTCCGGTGACGGCGATGAGACCTCGCCGACGTGTGACTGTGTGGTGCATTCTGTGACCTTCCCTGTAGGGCGCTTCTGCACGTTCCGGGGCCTCTTCGCCCCGGACACGGTGATTCCTCGACGCTACCCAGTGAATTCTCAGATACCAAACACCCGCATGTTGCGATCCGGTATCGACATCTCGCGACTCGGTGTCATCCGGTAGTGTCCACATCGTGCCCGACTCCTCCCCTCTCGTCGTCTGCTTCGGTGAGGGCATGGTCTCCCTCGTCCCCGCCCTCGCGGCCCCGCTCGAGGACAACCGCACCTTCCACCGCTCGCTCGCGGGCGCGGAGTGGAACACCGCGATCGCGCTGGCATCGGCCGGCATCCGCACCGCTGTGGTCTCACGCGTGGGCGACGACGGGTTCGGGCGGTTCCTGACGGCGGAGCTGCGCCGACACGGCGTCGACGACTCCGCGGTGGAGATCGATCCGGATGCTCCGACCGGACTCTACGTGAAAGAGCTCGCGCCTCGACCCGACGGCGCCGTGGACGGGACGATGCACTACTACCGTGCGGGGTCCGCCGCGGCAGACCTGTCGCCCCAGACGCTGGAATCGCCCGCGGCATCCGCTCTCCTCGCCGAGGCGGCGCTCGTGCACACGTCCGGGATCACCCCGGCCCTCTCGCCGTCGGCCCGTGCCGCGCAGGAGTCGCTGTTCGCGGATCGTCGCCCCGATCGACTGCTCAGCTTCGACGTGAACTGGCGTCCGGCGCTGTGGCGCGCCCGCGAGGAGGAGGGCAGGGCGCTGATCAGCGAGTTCGCCCGCCGGTCCGATGTCGTGTTCTGCTC
This genomic interval from Microbacterium sp. LWH11-1.2 contains the following:
- a CDS encoding ABC transporter permease, with translation MLRTIGRRLLFLIPTLFGLSILLFAWVRALPGGPAVALLGEKATPDAIARVNELYGFDRPLLEQYFIWIGRLLQGDFGTSIQTNRPVVEEFFRRFPATLELSVMALIFAVGVGIPLGYWAARRHGKLTDHASVVLSLVGITIPVFFLAFILKYVFAVQLGWLPSDGRQDPRIDATHPTGFYVWDGLITGEFDASWDAILHLILPALALGTIPLAIIVRITRASVLEVQNADYVRTGRAKGVGSSTLRSRFILRNAMLPVITTIGLQTGLLISGAVLTETVFAFPGIGSFLARAIFTRDFPVLQGFIIFIAIAYALINLAVDVSYSFIDPRVRVQ
- a CDS encoding ABC transporter substrate-binding protein, which produces MHHTVTRRRGLIAVTGAALAALVLAGCVASERGDDGGEGSGDVDGTFVFAASSDPASLDPAFAQDGETFRVSRQIFEGLVGTEPGTADPAPLLAESWESSEDGMSHTFTLKEGVTFHDGTPFNAEAVCFNFDRWYNWTGLAASEAFGYYYNKLFKGYSSNPEEAVYKSCTPDGEGKVTIELNKPFAGFVASLSLPSFGMQSPSALAEFGADEVGGSAEAPQLSEYAMGHPVGTGPYQFDEWAPGEQVTLKAYGDYWGDAGQVDEIIFRTIDDPTARRQALESGSIDGYDLVGPADTKALEDDGFTMVSRPPFTILYLAFNQAVPALQDPKVREALSYAIDKDALISQVLPEGTKKAIEFVPEVVNGYNPDVTTYEFDPEKAKSLLAEAGYTEANPLKLDFNYPVNVSRPYMPDPEQIFTVLSSQLAEVGVETTPVSEEWVEYLDRTTGTPDHGIHLLGWTGDYNDTDNFVGVFFGQESSEWGFNNPELFQKLAEARGVSSLDEQTPLYEQINEDVAQFIPGVPLAHPAPTLAFDPRVKSYPASPVNDEVFTDIVLTK
- a CDS encoding sugar kinase, with protein sequence MPDSSPLVVCFGEGMVSLVPALAAPLEDNRTFHRSLAGAEWNTAIALASAGIRTAVVSRVGDDGFGRFLTAELRRHGVDDSAVEIDPDAPTGLYVKELAPRPDGAVDGTMHYYRAGSAAADLSPQTLESPAASALLAEAALVHTSGITPALSPSARAAQESLFADRRPDRLLSFDVNWRPALWRAREEEGRALISEFARRSDVVFCSRPDAEAVFGAGDPDRLRALFPQPRYLLVTDANGAVAFDGAERAESSALEVPVVETIGAGDAFAAGFLAGVLTGLSLAGSLARGHRIATRALASTRDHVD